The sequence ttcagctcagtctcaggtcatgatcctaggatcctgggatggagctgggctttgggctccccgctcagcagggagtctgcttctcctcctccctcttagATACTTTAGataattatttaatcctcaaaaccatTCTATGAGGTAGATATCAAAATTCTGTTCGCCCcaccccacttgtgtgctctctcaagctctttttcaaataaatgaataaaatctttaaaaagaagaaataaactataTTAATAAGACTGTACAAATTCTTCAGTAATATGGAAATCTGGGtacagatgtttttaaataaataactatagtgtattaatttttcctttgttttagaaGCGCTTCCACTTCCTTGGTGAGGTAAAACTTTAAATTTACATATGAATGTATTTGTTTCTTACCTTAaagtgtattttacattttaaaaatctttgatttgTTTACAATGCAATGCTATTGCTGTTAAAATATTAGTACTATTAATCTATTCTTatttgatagaaaaatatttatggagtacaaatatatttgtgtttaacATATTTCCCACCAggtctctatttcttttcatgaGCAGAAGTGCGAAGTACGTGCAGTCTCTCTGCAGTGTGATAGATTTTTTTGCTATGCTCAAGTTTCATCTTCATGCCTCTACAAAATTTATGACAATGCTtcaaacttaacatttttaacTCAGTAATTCCAATTTCAAActaaattggaaagaaatattatatacaatactcaattcttttttttcttcaatgttttatttgagtataattgGCAAtgttatatattagtttcaggtgtacaacatagtgattcaacttctctgtcTGTTATGCTGTGGTCACCACAGGTATATCTAtaatctgtcaccatacaacactattacaatgtcattgactatattctctttgctgtgtcttttattctcatgacttcttcattccataattggaaggttttttttgttaagattttaagattttatttattcgtagagacagagggaaagaggggcagagacagaggcagagggagaagcaggctccatataggaaacctgacgtgggactcgatcccgggtctccagaacccttgcaccaccagggctgcccctaattgGAAGTTTATATCACatactccccttcacccatttcacccatctaCCCACACCCTTCCCTCTGACAATGAtgagtttgttctttgtatttaaaggTCTGATGctagtttttgtttattgatttgttttggtctttataaaatattaaattttaatgaggAGCTGGATTGGCTGGAGATGTAGTAACTAGATCTGAATAAAGAAACCCTGTTTGTTCTTTTCAATACTTCGAATCCCAATATCTAGCACATGCATAACACATAGTAGGCcctcattttatactttataaaaataaatccctaaaaATCCATGAAGGAAAAGCTTAAAATCCCAAAGCCACTGAGGAACCATCTGCCTTTATTGAGAATTTATATTGCAAAGCCTTATTTAGTCTCAGGGGACTGTGTAATGAACACAGATGATTCTCTAATGTAAATAGCTAGTGTAAAAAAGCCACTAGCCACAGAATTGTGCCCTGTACATGAAagtttacaaataaatatgaatgagaaATTTAATGATAGGGAAGAAACAATGACCCTAACAGAACATTAATATTGGCCATTGAATAGCTATTTTGCAAGAATGTATTTAGAATAACAGAAAAGTCTACATAGTCACAGGAAAACAAGGCAAACAACTCTatcacataaaaaagaaaatcccaagttGCTTGGAGAGTTTTGTCAGTTACAGTCACTCTGAATGTAGGTCGAGATCTAAAGAATGGTATTTTTCAGTGGCATGAAATTTAAAAccaacattattttctttgtttttagagatttCTCTCATCTGGTGAACATGtaaaatatgttcatattttttatattttacaatattaaaatgtagtctgtattattttctttttaaaatagtattttcaaaaaaagtagtattttctatctaataatgttaaataattcagtattatgtttttcctaaaattaagtaatttaaaaacaggTTCTTTGCTTGCTatagttcattaaaaaatgaacatacaggggatccctgggtggctcagcggtttagcgcctgccttcaacccagggcgtgatcctggagtcctgggattgagtcccgcatccggctccctgcatagaacctgcttctccctctgcctgtatttttgcctctctctctctctgtctctcatgaataaataaataagatctttaaaaataaataaaaataaaaatgaacatacaaaTATAAgcgtatgtatatttatatatcctgTAATTTTCCTATTCATACTTATATCCAGTTTCACTGCTTGCACTTTAGATTAAATGCTTTAAACTGAAATTTAATTgtataaataaagttatatatcACAGAAAAGTACTGTTAATAAAGAAGGCAATATTTTCTAACAAATATGAAAACTGGATCTATGTTCATAAATGGTGTCTGCTATTGACAAATTAACTTGgaatatatgtaaagaaaataagtCTGTCCTAATTAGTTAGCATTAACATGAAGacataagaaatattaaatatagtttataattttaaaatatttatgttttaaacatttaaaattctttatgttACAAATTGAGCTATGCAATGAATCAAAGAATCTAGGATCTTGATAGATAAACCAACATATACCAAAACTGCTCATGAAAACTGACAAATTTATGATAGGAAAAAATTTTAGGTATTGAGACCaagaaatgtcttaattttctgtaaatttattttttaatttttttaaattttttaaattttttattggtgttccatttgccaacatatagaataacacccagttgtcatcccatcaagtgctccccttagtgcccgtcaaaTTTCTACATAATTTTGTGAACCTAGAGCTCACTGACAGTCTCACACACATGTAATAGACAACCCTGGAGCAACTGGAGGCTGTAGAGGTCCTTCAACCAAAAGAAATCATTTGAAATTTAATAGTAAATGCATCAGCCACATTAATAATGCTCTCATCTAAAACACAAACACCACAGGGAAAATTAAATTGGAAAAGTCAGTAGTAGATATTGCAAGATGATCACCACATTAAGTCTAGCTAACATCCATCACCgcacagttacaatttttttcttgtgatgaaaacttttaagatctatgatcttaataactttcaaatatacaacatgATCTTAACTATAATAagtatatctcaattttttttaaagccagtagTCACTCATCCACATCCAGTCTGCTTTCcttcttaataatattttgagaTCCTTGGCCTTGATGAGCGGACAAGTATgctggaggatggggaggagatcAAAAGAGCAGTCTAACTAAGTGAATGCTTCAGTGAGGCCCTTAAGACATCTAGGGGGACAATAAGAACAGTGAGCTGGGTGGAAGGTACTGAGAAGGAGACCTGGAAATAACAATCCTATACTGTGTAcactctttccttctatttttatccTGACCTAAGCTGGCATATTGTTCAGTTTATGACGCTCTGATTTACccaaacacaaaatatttccCCCAAAATTGAGAATTATTCAgttttttcaagaaattattaGCTTCTATTGAAAAATTATGGAAGCAAATTAGCCTTACGAAAGAGACtaaagggtggctcagtggttgagggtctgactttggctcagggcatgatcctggggtcctgggatagagccctgcattgggctcctcacagggagcctgctgctccctctacctgtgtctctgcctctctctctgtgtgtctctcatgaataaataaataaaatatttaaaagagagagagagagagagaatgagagacactAAATTAGAATCCTTACAAAAATaatctttgggcagcccaggtggctcagcggtttagagctacctttggcccagggcataatcctggagacctgggatcgagtcccacgtcaggctccctgcatggagcctgcttctccccctgcctgtctcttcctctctctcagtgtgtctctctcattgataaataaataaataataaataaataaataatccttttttaaaaaaggaaaaacttaaaaaaataatctttacttATTGAATATCGTTTTAGTGATAACATGGGTAATATATAGATAGGATAGGTAGAAGCAATCAACTTTAACAGACTTCTTTGCTTCTCCTTTAGGATTACAGTGGCAATCATTACCCAGTTAGCCCATCTCTGACTATTCCTTACCCAATATCAGACATTGATTTTGTTCCTCCTTTTcgcccttcaaaaaaaaaagcccccaatTACCTTGGGAATCCTGACCCTGATACAGGGACACCACCCTATTCCTGGGTTCTCCCTTCTCCTGGAGCCCCCCTCTACCGCATTCCTAGTTTTCCCTTAACTACTTGGTTGAGCCCTTCTCCTCAGAAACCTTCCCACTTTGTCCCTCCTGCAAGTAGAATGGAAGGACCTTTTTCCACATTCAATGCTCCCATGCCTATGCCTGCAGAACCTTATGTAGCTACACCTCGTACCACACCTACTACATCACCTCCCAACCCAAAGCTTATTGCAGTTGAGCCTGGGCCCATAGAACCCGATGAAGCCGAGCCTGCTGCCGCAGAACCTCAGCCTTCTACTTCTCCTGACAAGGTGGGTTGCCTAAATCTTACTCCCATAATGCATGGAATttgtaggagagagaaagaaactgaatctCCCCATAAGCAAACAAATATCATCTTAAACATTTTGAACAGCTTTATTAAGAAACAATTGGCAAACAGCAAACTACAGGTACTGGAAAGATACACCATGGTAAGTTTGGACATAAGAATataccaatgaaaaaaatatatcccgggcagccccggtggctcagcagtttagtgccgccttcagcccagggcctgatcctggagacctgggattgagtcccacgtagggctccctgcatggagcctgcttctcctctgcctttgtctctgcctgtgtctctgcctctctctctctctttctttctctctctaataaataaataaaatcttacaaaaaaaagaaaaaagaaaaaaatcccatcctCCCCTTTCTCCTATCCCTAATCTATTTCTGTCCTTACAGATTAATTCACATTTTCTAGAACTGCATGTAAGCAGAATCATACTGTAAATACTTTTATGTGCCTgctttctttcactcaacataattatttagaaatttgtCCATGTAGTTAAGTACATCaatagttgtctttttttcccagaaaagtgTTTCATGATACAGCCATATCATatttttttacccattcatctgttaataaatattttaattttcaaactcTATGCTACTGAtttacttccatttatttatttgttaaggCACACTGTACTGGCTTAAGCCTCCAGTTCAATGTTAAATAAAGGTGATCAGATAGACATCCTTGCCCTGTTTCTGATATTAGGGGGAAACATTGTTCTTCACATATCCACACGTTCATGAGCTTTACTTAAGGATGGCATTAGCTTCCTATGCTTTTAAGCCTTATTAAGCAGGAACAAAGAAACCTTTTTATCTAAGGCTAATTTTTCCCATTACAGAGATCAAGCCATTCTAAGTACTCAAGTTTATGCCCTgtgaattttgagattttttactCTTATGAGATCAAAAATTTTTGCCTGCTCTCTGTGAGCACCAGATATTGCTCCATTTTGTCTTTCAGGTGGTTCTTGAAACCTGGCCTCACGTGATATCTTCAAATGAATAATCTTTACTCAGTTGAAAATATAAGGGTAACCTCTTTAGATCATTTTATCTGTGTCTttgtccctctctttcctctctgatgCTCTGCTGTGTGAATTTCAGCTACCATGTCTTCCTGGACCCCTAGCTCCATCTCCCTTCTCGAATACCTGGAATCTCTCCAGGCAGTAAGCAAGGACAATCACAGGGTTCACTTCAGTTGCTTCCTGTCTCTTAGGAATTCCTGTCCTTCATAGCTTAATGTTCAGATCTCAAGAAACTGCTGCTTCTCCTttgtttggtatattttttaaaatgtgttccagATAAGAAGGTAATACCACTTTCTCTTACTCATCTTGCCCTAAAGTATAGTTCTCtaagcttttgaaaaatattcattctttaaaaactctttaagaAGCATCCATTCCCTAAATTTTAGTAGACATAGTCCAAGCAATTGGGCTATTCTATAAAAGGATTCCAATTACATAGAAGATACTCTAAATTCAGGGAAcaggctaaaaaaaaatgtgaacttaaATCCATCAGTGAATAAATTCTGCAGTACATTGCCACTAATCAAATACTCCTGGCAATTGCTTTCTAGAAGGAGGTACaaattttcttcctgttcctttgTTTTTGATAAAGATCAGGATCAAGCTAAAAGGTCATTTGAAATTGCTCCAGAGAAGTATAAAGAGCTAGCTTTATTCTACAATGTTCTACACAATAACATGTTCATTTAGTAGGTTTCTTTGATGCAAAGCACTTTCCATCTACAAACATATGCTATGGCTCACATGAGGGTAGAGGAAAAATGTGGGAAAgtatggataaaaaaaataggactCAAGAAAAATGGGCCTTGAAAACACTGCTAAATATTTGGACTTTTTCCTTAGCCAAAGGAATTTATCAAGGACCTTCACTGAGTAGAATGATTTGACCAGTCTTCTATTTTCAAAGGCTAAGTATGGTGGCAATACAGAGTATTCTAAATAGGAGTGAGTCATAAAGAGATGACCAGATACAACTTCCTAGAGAATAAAAGTTATTCAGGAAAGAGAGACCCAATATTACGAAATGAAGCACATTTTATCATGcatgaaaaaacttttttttaaggtaaagaaatgaaattttctagAAAAGAGAGTAccaatcatttatttctgtaagTCATACATGATactgagatttaaaaatcacacattAAATAGACTAAATCTCATCATCTGAAACCACcttggaatatatttttactaCATGAAAACAAGAAAGTGGGGTATGGAGAGGCATTTGGTACCCTGTGTCCTAGAACTTCTGCAATTTGAATTCATGTCCTGTGTAATGAACTCAGGAACTGAGTAGATaggttttctttaaatgaatCCAAATTGATTATAATGAATATTCTTAGATAATAGTGgtcaaaagaaggaagaaaattccaTAGGAAGTGTGGGGGTTGAATTATGCATGAGAGGAACCATTGCTAAAGTTGTCGCAGATCATTCTGTATTATATCCATTCAGCCTCTATCCTTAACCCACACCAGAAACCACTACCTTAGAAAACATAAACAATGATTTGTATCTGAAATCTCCCAATCcctaccccttccccccacaGACATGCCCTCCATCCCCCATTACACGTTATCCTGGGGAAAAAGGCATTGGTCAAAAAGCTCACTTGTACTCATTCCACCTGAGTTCATCTGAACAAAAAATTTGGTTAATCTCATTCCAAGTTCTCCTTCATCCCTTCCCAAAGCTGTTCCAATTTTACTGTTATAAAATTGGACAGGAAAATGTCAAGTCAaggctttattttactttgttttataagCCGAATCAGAATTTCTACTGAGGCAACATTAGTAGTTAAAGTAGAATTGAAAACCAATTAAGAGGGCAGTTAATATTGTCGGTAATGTCTCTTATTAACACTATTGCCAAGGCGATTAAAAAGCTTCAAATTTTAATATTGCtactttctttcagtttttacttattttgctattatataaGATAAAAAGATATTGGTAAATTAGTTCAAGATAGTAGacaaatttaataatttcatgtTTTCAGTAAGCATTTATGTTTAGTTTCTTGCCCCATTAATTACTTAACTCACAACAAGTAACAGAGAAAGTATGCTACTTTTCTAGAAAAGTCTCTCAAGGCAGAGAAGGAATTCTATTTCGCCCTATTCAGTATTAGAAGATTATGTTGAACTGGACCCAAGACCTTCACACAAAGGAATCCTGTATAATACAGACATGCATGCAAATAAAGCATAATACTGGATTaatgttgcattttaaaataaaattttacgaGAGTGTATGCATAATCTAGTATGGATTTGTAGATAACTTGTCAATATAgttttttaacattaaaagtGTAAAACAATATTTTGCTGTGTGAGTAAATTTGgaattttattatacaaatacataaacttattatacaaataaataaatttataattttattatacaaaACTAATGTTATTTTCGTTTTTTTCAGACATTGTTGCAGAAATCaattaaaatctacaaaaatttactttcttttcgAAAGCCTTTCATTCTGTGATATTAAAAACTCTAGTCTCACATATTAATTGGCttgtggtatttttttcatttgacttcATTTATATAGAAATGATGTTAATGTTGTACTTTTTCCATTGAAAATTGTAAAAGGCTATTTCCTAAATACGTAAATAATTGTCAGAGATTTAAACATGCAATCGAAATGTGTCTTTCTTTTGAATCAAcaccatctaaaaaaaaaaaaaaagcactaatagaatttttttttaaagatttcctttatttattcaggagagacacagagaggcagagacataggcagagggagaagcaggctccccaaaggagcctgattcaggacttaatcccaggaccccgggatcacgacctgacaaagggcagatgttcagccactgaaccaccgggtgccctttttttttttttttttttttttactaatagaattttttaagggtttgtttccaaattatttcttttgaaaatgtgacAGAAGTTAGTTAAATGGGAGACAACCATCATTCTATAGCTCTCCCCATTTTCTTCCCTTCGAAATATTtgatctacttttaaaaatatttatttattatcatcttACATAACATTTGCCAGTTCCAGGCATTCTTCTAAACTCCTAACAATTAACTTAAGTCCTTATAATAACTACTAAATAGATAGTAATATCATCCCCATCTTACATATTAGGAAAGTGAGTAACAGAGAGGATAAATGATTATCAAAGGTTACACATTTAGAAAAGTGTCAGAAGCAGGATGAGAAAGCATATCATGGAGTTagtactttattaaaaattagaagacatACAAACTGGCATGAAGTTGAACATGATGGCTATATTTGTTTCTTCTGCCTGTTGCAATAAATTATCATAAAGTTGTTAgctaaaagcaacaaaaatgcaTTCTCCTACAGTTCTGGAAGTCAAATATCGATTTTACTGGACCATGGTCCCTCAATAGGCTTTTGGAGAGCTTTGGTTCTTCTAGCTTCTTTCTGTGGCTGCTAGCTTTCTTTAACTTGTCTCCCATCATTCTAATCCTCAAGGAACACATCATCAAATCTCTGTGCCGCACTTTCCATTTTTCCCTCCTGTGTGCATTCAAGTcgtcctctgcctccctctataAGGATACATATGATTACATTTAGGACCCACTCATATAATCCAGGatctctctattttaaaatttaaatcacagtttaatttaatcacatctctCAAAGACCTGTTTTACCCCAAGTAAGGCAACATCCATAGTTTCCATGGGATTAAAACAAAGATCACATGGGGAATCATCTCAC comes from Canis lupus familiaris isolate Mischka breed German Shepherd chromosome 13, alternate assembly UU_Cfam_GSD_1.0, whole genome shotgun sequence and encodes:
- the PRR27 gene encoding proline-rich protein 27 isoform X3, whose protein sequence is MKLLLWACILCAVLAKKRFHFLGEDYSGNHYPVSPSLTIPYPISDIDFVPPFRPSKKKAPNYLGNPDPDTGTPPYSWVLPSPGAPLYRIPSFPLTTWLSPSPQKPSHFVPPASRMEGPFSTFNAPMPMPAEPYVATPRTTPTTSPPNPKLIAVEPGPIEPDEAEPAAAEPQPSTSPDKTLLQKSIKIYKNLLSFRKPFIL
- the PRR27 gene encoding proline-rich protein 27 isoform X5, whose translation is MLWSPQDYSGNHYPVSPSLTIPYPISDIDFVPPFRPSKKKAPNYLGNPDPDTGTPPYSWVLPSPGAPLYRIPSFPLTTWLSPSPQKPSHFVPPASRMEGPFSTFNAPMPMPAEPYVATPRTTPTTSPPNPKLIAVEPGPIEPDEAEPAAAEPQPSTSPDKTLLQKSIKIYKNLLSFRKPFIL
- the PRR27 gene encoding proline-rich protein 27 isoform X2; translated protein: MKLLLWACILCAVLAKKRFHFLVSGVQHSDSTSLSVMLWSPQDYSGNHYPVSPSLTIPYPISDIDFVPPFRPSKKKAPNYLGNPDPDTGTPPYSWVLPSPGAPLYRIPSFPLTTWLSPSPQKPSHFVPPASRMEGPFSTFNAPMPMPAEPYVATPRTTPTTSPPNPKLIAVEPGPIEPDEAEPAAAEPQPSTSPDKVVLETWPHVISSNE
- the PRR27 gene encoding proline-rich protein 27 isoform X4 yields the protein MKLLLWACILCAVLAKDYSGNHYPVSPSLTIPYPISDIDFVPPFRPSKKKAPNYLGNPDPDTGTPPYSWVLPSPGAPLYRIPSFPLTTWLSPSPQKPSHFVPPASRMEGPFSTFNAPMPMPAEPYVATPRTTPTTSPPNPKLIAVEPGPIEPDEAEPAAAEPQPSTSPDKTLLQKSIKIYKNLLSFRKPFIL
- the PRR27 gene encoding proline-rich protein 27 isoform X1 — translated: MKLLLWACILCAVLAKKRFHFLVSGVQHSDSTSLSVMLWSPQDYSGNHYPVSPSLTIPYPISDIDFVPPFRPSKKKAPNYLGNPDPDTGTPPYSWVLPSPGAPLYRIPSFPLTTWLSPSPQKPSHFVPPASRMEGPFSTFNAPMPMPAEPYVATPRTTPTTSPPNPKLIAVEPGPIEPDEAEPAAAEPQPSTSPDKTLLQKSIKIYKNLLSFRKPFIL